A window of Ruminiclostridium herbifermentans genomic DNA:
GTCTTTTCCTCCTGTTGCACTTGCAGCCTTAAAAATAGCACTAGCTATCTTTTCAATATTAAAAGGTACTTCTCTTCCATCACGCTTTTTGATTTTGGTAATCATTGCGTCTTTGCCACCCCTCTAAAAGTAAATACATAATTTCCCACGCCATATATTGTGTATCTATACTATCACTATCAAACATCTAGTGTCAACAACGTATTTTTTTGTTATAATTTGATTTTCGCTTGTTTAATATTAATACCATAAGTTTTTCTGTAGTTATCTATTTTTATAACTATAAATTCAAAAAGCAATTTTCAATTTTAGAAAAATATCATTAAATTACCGGCTTATAAACAAGTGAGAAAAATTCTAGCCAGCTAAACTTTCACCCATTAAAAATCAAAATAATACCCACACTTAAAAGTAAGATTTTTATCTTACTCCGCCATAAAAACATATAAAAATTAACAGAATATTTTTTTTCTTTAAAAATAATAATATAACTGTTACAAAAATATAAAATAGAATTGGAGTGATATAACATGAACGATATTAATCCAAGCATAGGTTGTACTGTTACTAGCTGTAAATATCATAGTGACACACAGGACTATTGTGCATTGCAAAAGATTCAAGTAGGTACTCATGAACCTAATCCTACCAAAGCTGAATGCACAGATTGCCAATCCTTTAGTAAAAAGTAATAGTATTGCAAGATACGCCATTTTAACTAATATAAGGCTATATAAAATATGCTCCACATTTATATAGTTTTGTTCTAAAATCAAAGCAACTTGATATAGGCTGTTGCAAACAGTATTTGTTTACACTATGTTGTTATGATTTAACACTCTAGTGTAAAGCCAAGATACTTTGCAACAGCCTAAATAATAAGTTTCTAAAACATAAGAGTTGAATATACTACTTAAACATAATAATATTAGGTGTGGTAGCGTTATCATTGATAATTCTACCGCACCAATATATTCTTATGTGCCAAGTTAATTGAATTAACTAAAAGTAACTTACTAGATATCAATGCTATTTAATATATTCTTTAATTCTAGCAGTTCTTCTCGAGATAAAGTCACACCCTTACCCATCTTATCATGTTCTGGAGACCATTCTCTTATATCATACTTAGGAGCTCTATCGTTCCAGCTAACAAGGTTTATTTCCTTTACCCAACCTTTAGCATTTTCTGATAAGACTCCTATTCTTTTATTTATTTCATATTTTATATCAGGCATACTAACACAATCCCTCCATTCTGATTAATCAACAATTAAATCTATTCAATATAAACTATTTACTCTTTCTTAAGCTTTCAATTAGTTCATTTATTTCTTGTGACTGCTTCATTAATGCATCGAGCTTCTTTTGAAGTTCGTCTAGTTTTGCTTCATCTATAGCCCCTTGAGAATCATTATCTGTTGGAGGAACAGTTTCATTTCCTTCATTTCCTTTATTATCGCCAGCATTTGTATCTGGAGTAGTTACATCAGCTTTATCTTCTCCATCAGGAGTTTTGATATCCCCAGTTTCTTGGTCTACTGTAGGTATCTTATTTTCAGTAGGTTTTACAGAACCATTAAATAAATCAGCAATAGCAGCATTAAGATTATCACCTATACCATGCTTAAAATCATTTCCCTGCTGGTATCCAACTATAATGGTTTTAACCTGAGGAATTGATGAAGTACTATTTGATTGAATATATATTGGTTCCACATACAGAACACTGTTTTCAATAGGTATAACAAGCAGACTACCCTTAAATGTCTTAGAACTTCCTTGCCCCCACAGTGTTAAATTTTGTGAAATTTCACTAATTGCATTTATATTGTTTTCAACCTGATCTGGACCAAGTATATTGGTATCTTTAGGGAAGTTGAATAATATCATTTTTCCATAATCTTCCTTTGCATTCCTAACTGCAAGCCATGACGTCATATTGTGTTTATCAGCAGAAGGAGTAAAAGGTCTCATTAATATCAGTTCTTCTTTTGTACCTAAATCACCGGGAAGCTTAATCATATTATAATAAGAATCTATTTCCCTGACTCCAGAAGGACTGCTTTTATCAGGATATTTAGCTATTGACCACAAGTCCTGATTTGTATAAAATGTTGAAATATTTTCAGGTTTGTCTGGATCTAAATGATATTTTTTCAGCACTTCTGTTTGAACTTTAAATAAAGTTTCCGGATATCTCATATGTGAGGTTATATCCTCTGGAAGAGGTTCCTCTGAAAATACGCCAGGGTAAACCTTTTTATAAGCTTGAATAATAGGATCAGTTTCATCAATAATATAATATTTAACATTGCCATCATAGGCATCAACAGTTACCTTAACAGAATTTCTAATATAGTTCATTCCATTAAGTGCTCTTAAATCGGCCTCATCACTATCTGTATAGAAATTTTGAGCATATGGATAATTACTTGAAACTGTATATGCATCTAAAACCCATTTAAGCCTTCCATCTGAAGTAATTGTCAAAGCAGGGTCTGAATCAACCTTTAAGAAAGGTACACCCTTCTGCGCTCTTTCAACTACATTTCTATTTAAGAGTATTTGCGAGTCAGATGAGATATTACTTGATACAAGTAAGTTTGCATCCATGTATTTAGCTGAGAATAATATTCTATTGAACAGATTTAGTTTGATTTTCTTTGCATCCTTGCCATCTTCTGTATTGGTAGAATTAAAATAAGTTGCAACTGTTCCATCATAATCAATTTCGGCTTCTTTCCCTGCTTCTTTCGGACTAACTATAACATAATTGTTTGTAAGTTCACCATAGTATATTCTTGGTTCTTTTATATTAAGAGTATTCTTATCTACTGTGTCCATTTTGAGACCACTAACCAAAAACTCAACCTGACCTTGGTCTGTTGTTGTGTTTATTGGATTTACAACCACACCATAGCCATGAGTATATTTAAAGGTCTTATTTACGAAATTTTGATTTTGCAGCTTAGATGTATTTATTTCTCTTGCTGAAATAAGCACTGGAATTTCCTTACCATTTACTGTATAGTTTAAAATATCTCCTGTAGTAAAAGTGTAAAAGTTTGTATTGCTTTGTAGCTGTTTGTTACTTTCGAGTGTTGGTGCATAGTCAACCACCCTAATATTATCAATTGTATTTCTATTTCTCTCAATTATTTCAGGAGTCAAGTCTTCTATTGTTTTAAAATCATATGTTTTTATTTTATCAAGACCATAAGCAGCTCTTGTTTCAATCATATTATGCTGCAAATAATTCTTTTCATATTCAAATTCATTAGGCCTAACTATTAATGTCTGAACTAAAGTAGAAATTATTGAAACCAATATAAAAAGAGCTGGATATATGGCTATTGAGATGGCAGCTTTCTTTAGCTTACCCCTCCACATAAAAAAGCCTGCCAATATAACAATGGCTAATACTATTACAGGCGCGATTGTATAAAACTTAATCCATATATTTGTATTTGAATAGCCTGCGCCACTTATACCTGTGTCTGTGAAAGCAGAAAACAAAAGAGCCTCTCTTTGAAATTTATAAGAGATAGTTTTAAGTACAAAATAGATAGCAACATTAATCAGGTTATGTCTAAGTATTGTTTTATCCCTGAACTCCTTCAGGTTAAAAGATTCACCCAAGGCTGCTAATATTACCATCAAATAGTATATAACTGAATAAATAACTATAAACAACCACAAATTTGATATAAAGCTAAACAGTGACATGTAAAATGGTCTTTGAAAAATATAATAACCAATATCCTGTCCAAATTGTGGATCTACTCTGCCGAAATCTATAGAATTCAAAAATAGCAATGCCTTGTTATAAAAGAAATCTTTACATAAATACGAACCTATAATTCCAATAATAAGAGCTACTGGCACATTAATCAATCTTCTAGGTTCTAAATTGATATTTGCAAAATATTTTTTCAAATTTTTAATTATTGCAACATTAGTAATAAAAATTAATAATGAAATAACTACAAAGCTTGCTAAAGAGAATATCACCTTATACAGCAGATTTTTAGTAAAAACCATGGTATAATCTGCCTGCTGATTTAACTCCTTTAATTGTATAAGTTCCATATATATTGAACTTCCTAGTATAATACCGATAATGGCAATTACAGCTATCACCAATATTGCTATTTTGCCCTTATACTGTTTTTTCTCTTTTTCCTTATAATAATCATATATCATTTCTTATCTCCCCTCATACATTAAATGTATTTCACATATTATATGTACAACTTTCACCTTTGAAGATTTTTGATGTAGTGAGTTTACCAAATAAAATTTGAAGCTTATAATTATACAAGTTTATATACTTGTCAATAAAACTATTGATAAACTTGACTAGGCTTCAACTCTTCATAGGGAAAGTTGCTTTAAAAATAATTGCATAAATTAATTTTGTGATAAATGTTTTCTTATTAAAGACGTTTTAGTTATGAAACAACAAATTATTATACATTTAATTTTACAGCTATTTATGAAAATAATGCTTCTACAAACTCAGACGCATTGAATTTTTGCAAATCGTCCATCTGCTCTCCCACACCAATTAGCTTTACAGGTATATCAAGTTCTGATTTTATTGCAACTACAATTCCGCCTTT
This region includes:
- a CDS encoding YdbC family protein, coding for MPDIKYEINKRIGVLSENAKGWVKEINLVSWNDRAPKYDIREWSPEHDKMGKGVTLSREELLELKNILNSIDI
- a CDS encoding DUF1540 domain-containing protein, whose amino-acid sequence is MNDINPSIGCTVTSCKYHSDTQDYCALQKIQVGTHEPNPTKAECTDCQSFSKK
- a CDS encoding UPF0182 family protein, with protein sequence MIYDYYKEKEKKQYKGKIAILVIAVIAIIGIILGSSIYMELIQLKELNQQADYTMVFTKNLLYKVIFSLASFVVISLLIFITNVAIIKNLKKYFANINLEPRRLINVPVALIIGIIGSYLCKDFFYNKALLFLNSIDFGRVDPQFGQDIGYYIFQRPFYMSLFSFISNLWLFIVIYSVIYYLMVILAALGESFNLKEFRDKTILRHNLINVAIYFVLKTISYKFQREALLFSAFTDTGISGAGYSNTNIWIKFYTIAPVIVLAIVILAGFFMWRGKLKKAAISIAIYPALFILVSIISTLVQTLIVRPNEFEYEKNYLQHNMIETRAAYGLDKIKTYDFKTIEDLTPEIIERNRNTIDNIRVVDYAPTLESNKQLQSNTNFYTFTTGDILNYTVNGKEIPVLISAREINTSKLQNQNFVNKTFKYTHGYGVVVNPINTTTDQGQVEFLVSGLKMDTVDKNTLNIKEPRIYYGELTNNYVIVSPKEAGKEAEIDYDGTVATYFNSTNTEDGKDAKKIKLNLFNRILFSAKYMDANLLVSSNISSDSQILLNRNVVERAQKGVPFLKVDSDPALTITSDGRLKWVLDAYTVSSNYPYAQNFYTDSDEADLRALNGMNYIRNSVKVTVDAYDGNVKYYIIDETDPIIQAYKKVYPGVFSEEPLPEDITSHMRYPETLFKVQTEVLKKYHLDPDKPENISTFYTNQDLWSIAKYPDKSSPSGVREIDSYYNMIKLPGDLGTKEELILMRPFTPSADKHNMTSWLAVRNAKEDYGKMILFNFPKDTNILGPDQVENNINAISEISQNLTLWGQGSSKTFKGSLLVIPIENSVLYVEPIYIQSNSTSSIPQVKTIIVGYQQGNDFKHGIGDNLNAAIADLFNGSVKPTENKIPTVDQETGDIKTPDGEDKADVTTPDTNAGDNKGNEGNETVPPTDNDSQGAIDEAKLDELQKKLDALMKQSQEINELIESLRKSK